In Elusimicrobiota bacterium, the genomic window TTAAGTATAAGGTTCATGAAGAAAACCTGAGGGTAGTCCAGAAGTACTTCGGGATGTTTCCTCCGTTATCTATTTCCTGGGTTGCTGCTATTGCCCGTACTGCAGGGCATGAGGTTACCATCATCGACGCAAGGACGTTGAGGTTGTCAATGCAGGACGTTGCTGCGCAGTTAAAACAGTTTAAGCCTGATGTTATCGGTGCAATGATGACAACGTATATGTTCCCCGAGACACTGGAATGGTTGAAGTATTTACACGGGGAACTCCATACTGCCGGGATTAAAACTAAAGTGCTGGTGGGAGGGTATAACCTGCGTGTTTACCCCAAAGAATCGTTAAGCCACCCGGAAATCGATTTTGGTTGTGTGGAACACGCGCAGTATACCGTCCCATCGTTATTCGAACATCTGGAACAAGGGAAGAGTGATCTTTCTGCCGTACCGGGCTTAGTGTGGAAACGCGGGGCTGAGATTGTTATTAACCCGCATCCGCAAAAGGTTGAATTTGACAAGTTTCCATCACCCGCACGGGATCTTTTACCTAACGATTTATACGCGGAATTTCCGACCCAACACAAGAATTTTACTGTTATGATAACCTCCCTGGGATGCCCGTATACCTGCGAGTTCTGTGAAGCAGGCGGGTATGCTTATAACCCGCGCCGGCCGGAGACCGTGGTTGCTGAGATGAAGGAATGCGTTGAAAAATACGGTATCCGCGAGATTGATATTTTTGATTACGAATTCACGGCAATGCGTTCACGGGTGAAGGAAATATGCGAGCTCATGATTAAGAATAAGCTTGATATCCAGTGGGCTTGCCGGTCAAGGATTGATACCGTAGACAGTGAACTCCTGAAACTTATGCACGATGCCGGATGCCGGAGGGTATACTGGGGGATTGAGCATTCTTCACAGGCGGTACTTGATAGTTTAAACAAAGGTATTACCGTTGAGCAAATACGTGAAACTGTGAAACAGTCTAAACAGGTTGGGATGCAGAACCTCGGGTTTTTCTTAGTTGGCGTACCGGAAGAAACTAAGAAAACTGTTGCCGGGAATGTTAGGTTTGCGAAAGAACTCGGGCTTGATTTTGTGCAGTTTTCCAAGCTCCTGGCAAAACCGTTGACTCCGATGTGGAAACAGGTGGTGAAGGATACCGGTAAGGATTATTGGCAGGATTGGATTCTCGGGAAAGAAACTGACCGTGAACTCCCGCGGCCGTGG contains:
- a CDS encoding HEAT repeat domain-containing protein; its protein translation is MRLALVFNPFKYKVHEENLRVVQKYFGMFPPLSISWVAAIARTAGHEVTIIDARTLRLSMQDVAAQLKQFKPDVIGAMMTTYMFPETLEWLKYLHGELHTAGIKTKVLVGGYNLRVYPKESLSHPEIDFGCVEHAQYTVPSLFEHLEQGKSDLSAVPGLVWKRGAEIVINPHPQKVEFDKFPSPARDLLPNDLYAEFPTQHKNFTVMITSLGCPYTCEFCEAGGYAYNPRRPETVVAEMKECVEKYGIREIDIFDYEFTAMRSRVKEICELMIKNKLDIQWACRSRIDTVDSELLKLMHDAGCRRVYWGIEHSSQAVLDSLNKGITVEQIRETVKQSKQVGMQNLGFFLVGVPEETKKTVAGNVRFAKELGLDFVQFSKLLAKPLTPMWKQVVKDTGKDYWQDWILGKETDRELPRPWLKYIKNSDVDKLAKWAYVKYHSRIGFLISHTFKCKSLGEFIRKFFAYLEMLFTQEDVARPAERFVAYSGNLIKVLLRRGDYRKKNKTVQVFAMIALNIFALQFGGLSLYALDGKGKSAAVQLKDKQASRRMDAVVELKKYKGDKDAVNGIVNLIKTEQNIEVKIAAITVLGDIGDSSAVSTLQAVAADTSTMVGVAAQEALITLGDPQAVTYFAGVANDSTASLSDRMYSVRNLEKVKSVNAVNALRPLLSSEDAQLKLRAIVAIGNIGLPESISALQAVINDKDREVRLAVCNGLFLMGTSEALSAVSIMKNDVDEEIRNRVVRRLR